From the Brachyspira intermedia PWS/A genome, the window TTATATCTTGTGAAGATGATAAAGTTGAAAAAAGTATATACAAAGTTACTGACAAGATAGAAAATTCAATAGATAAAGCTGGAGACAAAATAGAAAAGGCTGGCGAAAAGGCTGAAAAAGCTTTAGATGAAGCTGGAGAGAAAATAGAAAATATTGTAGATTGATGATATTAATTATTTAAATCTGTTAAATTAATAAAGGCTTGGGTTTTTTATGAACTCAAGCCTTTTATTATTGCTAGTTTATATAATTTATTATTTTTTAGTAAATGTGTCAGTAGTTGGTGATCCTAACTTAAATGTAAATAATGAATAGTCAATTTGGTTTGTATATGATCTGTCTTTTGCAACTTCTTCAATATATTTTCCTATTGTATCTACATCTTTATAATGAACTGTGTAGCCTCCGCCTATAATTGACATAGTGTTGTTTTCAAATTTTAGAGTATATTTTCCAGATATATTATAATATTTTTCAGCCTCCGTTAATACAATGATTTCTGCATCAGCAAAACTTATTGGACCTGTAGAAGGTGTGTTATTTTCTAAAGAATTTATGTTTAATATATATTCATTTTCAGACACTTTTATTAATTTATCAGTATATCCTTTATGATATATAACATTACCATTTTGAAGTTCTATATTGACAACTGTTCCATCGGATTTAATCTCAAATCCATAATCATTTATACCATCACCTATATAGTACACACCTGCATAATCGTTTGGTATATATCCGCTTACTTCTGTTAAATTAGCATTTACATTATCACTATTAACTTGTCCAGATAATGATAAACTCTTGCCGCTTAAATTAAGTGAAACATCTACTGCATTCATATCAGCAGCATTTTGAGCAAACATTATTGATTTTGAAGTTGCTGATGAAGTGTCATATTTTATAGTAGGCATTTGACCTTTTATTGTATATTGTGAATCTGATATTTTAGTAATCATTTCTTTTTTTATTGTTAATAGTCCATTCTCTATATTCATATAAATACTTCCGTCTTCATTAATAAATAATGCAGAAACATTTCCAAATGTTCCGAATGTAAAATTACCTGTAAAAGATTGTGAATGATTGGCATTATTGTTATTATTGTTTGTAGGTTCTGTAGGTTTCTTTTCACAGCTAATGCTTAATATAGATAATAGCGTTATTAGTGTAATTAAAAGTTTTTTCATATTTTTCTCCTTAAAAAATATATTTATTAAATTTTCATTAATTAAAATTTTTGCAACGACAAAAGAAATGATGTATTTTATTAATTGTATATTTTTGATTGATAAATTATTATTAGAAATTATAAATTTATTTGGAGCTTGGAGCTTGGAGCTTGGAGCTTGGAGCTTGGAGCTTGGAGCTTGGAGCTTGGAGCTTGGAGCTTGGAGCTTGGAGCTTGGAGCTTGGAGCTTGATATATTATATATTAATGTTATTATATGTCAATATATAAATAAAAAGGCTTAAGTTGTTATTAAACTCAAGCCTTTTATATTTTATATAATTAAATTTTTAATTATTTATTTTTCTTGATTTTTCTTGTATTCTATAGCTTCATGCACTATAGGAATTAAAGTATCAAAATCTAATGGTTTTTCTATGAGTCTGAATACTCCCTCTGCTATTATCTCTTTTACCATTTCAGTATTACCATAAGCTGTAATTATTATAATAGGTATAGAGCTTTTTCTTTTTTTCATCTCTCTAATAAGAGCAAGCCCAGTCATAGAAGGCATAAGCAAATCTGTGATTATAACATCAACAGGATTATGTTCTAATATAGTTATTGCTGATTTACCATTTTCTGCTGTAACAATTTCAAAATCATGAGGTTCAAAAGTGTATGTTATAAGATCCCTAATAGGTTCTTCATCATCTACAGCAAGTATTAAAGGTTTACCATTAATCATATTTTACCCCAATTATTATTAAATATATTTAGATAATCTGTAAAGAACATTTTTTTTGCCTAAAAGTTCACATATATGAGATAATTCGCTTCCAGCAGAACTTCCTGTCAATACATATCTTATTGGGTGATATAGATTAGGACCTTTTAATCCTGTTTCTTTCTGTGCTTTCTTGATTAATGCTTTCATGTATTCATCAGTAATTTCATCAGTATTTTCTATATCATTTTTGATGAATTGAAGAAGTTTTTTGCTTTCTTCTTTGTTTACCATTTCTTTCATTTCATCAGTAAGCTCAAAATCATTTTCAAAGAATACAGGAACATACTTTACAATGTCGGATAAAACAACACAGTTATGTCTTATAACAGAAACAAGTTTTTTAGCCCAAGCATGTTCTTCTTCTGTGTAATTTTCTTTCAAGAATCCGCCATTAACTAAGTATGGTATAAATAACTCTGTAACTTCATCTAAATTCATATTTTTTATATGCCAAGCATTCAAGTGTCTTAATTTAGCAGTATCAAAAATAGCAGGACTTTTAGAGAATCTGTCCAATTTGAAAGCTTTAATCATATCATCATCAACCATAGTTTCCATAGCTTCTGGGTGAGTCCATCCAAGTAAAGCTAAGAAGTTTCTCATAGCTTGAGGAAGATATCCTTCATCTTTGTATTCCATTAAAGTAGCTGCACCATGTCTTTTTGATAATTTCTTTCTGTCATTACCAAGTATTGAAGAAGTATGTGCAAATCTAGGAACTTCAGCACCTAATGCCTCGTAAATAAGTATCTGTTTAGGAGTATTTGATATATGGTCTTCTCCTCTTATGACATGTGAAATTTTCATAAGCATATCGTCTATAACAACAGCATAGTTGTAAGTAGGGAAGCCGTTTTCTCTTACTATTATGATATCACCTATTTCATCACTGTTAGTTTTTACTATTCCTCTAACAAAGTCATCAAAAGTTACTATTTGATTCTTTGGTACTCTGAATCTTATTTTAGCAGGTTCTCCGTTTGCAACTCTTCTTTTAGCCTCTTCTAAAGGTATATCTTTACATTTACCATCATAAATAATAGGCTGATTAAGAGTTCTCTGCATATTAGATTTTTTTTCTAATTCTTCGGAAGTACAAAAACAATAGTATGCTTTTCCTTCTTCCATAAGTTTTTCAGTATATTTTTTATATATATCTAGTCTTTCAGACTGAAAATACGGACCATAATCTCCGCCAACTTCAGGGCCTTCATCCCAATCTATACCAAGCCATTTTAATGATTTTATAGCCATATCAACAGCTTCTTTAGTGCTTCTTTCCTGATCTGTATCTTCTATTCTTAGAATTAATTTTCCTTTTATAGCTTTGGCATATAACCAGTTGAATAATGCAGTTCTAGCATTTCCTATATGTAAAAAACCTGTTGGAGATGGAGCGAAACGAACTCTGATTTCCGACATAATTTACTCCTTGATTTTTAAACTTGACCTATTATACATTAAAATAAATAAATATCAATTAATATAACAGTTTTATGCAAAAATAAATTTTTAAGCAAATTTAATAATTTTTTGTAGTATATGTGTTGTATGTGAATAATTTTGTATTTTAATTACTAATATATGAATATTTTTAATATAAAACTTGAAATATTTTTGTTAATATAATATAATAAGCTGCAATTCTATATTTGGTGTATTATGAGCAATATTGTTGTTATTACAGCCCCTTCGGCAGCCGGCAAAACTACTTTAATAAAAAAGTATATGGCGAATCATTCTAATGCAGTTTTTAGTGTTTCTTATACCACTAGACCTAAAAGAGCAAATGAAGTAGACGGTCAGGATTATTATTTTGTAGATAAAGAAAAATTTGAACAGATGATAAATGATGGCGATTTCATAGAATGGGCATCAGTTCATGATAATTATTATGGAACTTCATTCAAAGAATTAGAAAAAGCTGATGATGAAGATAAAATATTGATACTTGATATAGATATTCAAGGTGCATTATATATAAAAAGCAAGGGAATAGATGCTAATTATATATTCATAACCCCTCCTTCTATGGAAATTCTTAAAAAAAGGTTGGAAGATAGAGGAACTGAAACTGAAGAAAGCATAAAACTCAGAATTTGGGATGCTAAAAGAGAATTAGAATATAAAGATAAATTCGATATCATTATAGAAAATGATGATGTTGAAGAAGCTTATAAAAAATTAGAAGAAGCAATCAATTCAAAATTATAAATAAATTTAAAATTATATATATGGAGTTTAATATATGGGTATAATACCGTTAGAGAAACTTATAGAATATAAAGGAAACCGCTATGAACTCAGTAAAGCTATGATAGAATTAGCTAAAAATGGCGGTACACTTCTTAAAGGTGAAACTAAATACAGAGGCGGAAAATATATACCTACTGTTATGAAAAACATACTTGACGGAAAAATTAAGTATGAATATGAAGAAGGTGTAGATATGACTGTAGATGAAGAAGCACCTTTTAAGCATTCTGAAGTTGCTTATGACGAAAGTGAATATGCTTCAGAAGATGATTCTTCAGAAGAAGAAAATGATACTGAATATGCAGTTGCTGATACAGACGATGCTGATGATGATTTCGATGATGACTATTCAGAAGACGAAGAAAAATCAAAAAAGAAGAAAAAATCTTCAAAGAAAAAAGATGAATAATAAATAGTGAAAAATATTGTATTTATATCAGGAGCAACAGCTTCAGGTAAAAGCAGTTTTGCTCATAAATTAATAGATAACTATTTCAATAATGCCGCCATAATATCTATAGACTCTATACAAGTTTATAGATATATGGATATAGGCTCTGCCAAACCCTCCCCAGAAGAAATAAAAAAATATAATTACAAAATGGTTGATATATTAGAACCTTCTGTCAATTTTAATATAAAAGAATACCTTGATATATTTAAAAATGTAATAAATAGTATAGATAATGTGCCTATATTCGGTGTAGGAGGTACAGGTTTTTATATTGATGCTATAAAATATGGTATTTTTGATGAGGAAAATGACAATCAGGAATCTTCTCAAAAAATAAGAAAAGAACTTTATGAAAGAATAGATAAATATGGTCTTGAAAGTTTGTATTCAGAGCTTTTGAATATTGATAAAGAAGCAGCAGAAAATATAGACAGATTCAATGCAAGAAGAGTTGTAAGAGCTTTGGAAGTTTATTATAATACAGGAAAAAAATTCTCAGAATTAAAAAAGTTAAGAAAACCTGTAGTTAATTTGGATTATTTAAGCTATGTCATTGATATAGATAGAGAAACTCTTTATGATAATATTAATAAAAGAGTTGACATAATGTTTGAAAAAGGCTTGCTTGACGAGGTGAAAAAAATTATTGATATGGGAATAGATAATAGTTATACATCAATGCAGGCTATAGGTTATAAAGAGATTTATGATTATTTAGTCAATGAATCTATGAGTTTAGGAGATACTATTGAACTTATAAAAAAACGTACAAGAAATTTTGCTAAAAGACAATTAACTTGGTTCAGACGTGAAGAGCATAGAAGAATCAATGAAAATGATTTAGAAAAAGTTGCTGAAGAAATAAAAGCCTTTTATAATATTAATTAAATATTTAATAAAATCTATAATTCATAATCTAAAAGATGAAAATATTTTTTTGAATAAATTTTCTTTTGGGTTTAGTCTTTTTAAATTTCTCTTTGCAAATATAAATGACGGATCCAATTCTAATGATTTAGAATAAGCGTTTTTAGCATCTTCTTTTCTTCCGATATGTTCTAAAGCATATCCATAATCATTCCACATCATAGCATTAGTAACATTCAAATGTATGAATTTTTCGTAATAATTGACAGCTTCTTGATATTTCTTTTCTCTTAAATATGCTTCAGCTAAAAAATTTTGTAATGGAGAAATTTGAGAGCTTTCTATATCATAATTATTTATCAATTCTTCTAATTCTTTTATAGCTTTATCATTAAAACCAAGCATTAAATTACTTATTGCTGATGGATATAAAAATAAAATGTCATTGATATTTTGAAATTTGTCTTTTATATTAAAAATATTTTCTTTGATGTAAATGATATCATTGTAACGCTGTAAATAAAAAAGTTTATCAACTGTAACTGCACATAATTTTAGGAAATTATCAGCATCATTATCATTTAAATTTTTAAATATATTTTTAATTTCTTTTAAAGCTTTATTGCAAACAGGATTATTATTATTTGAATTTTCTATTTCTTTTATTAATTCTTCTATGTTTTTATTTATATTATTCATAATTTTTTATATTAAGATTATTATTTTTATTTAAAAACATTTATTTTAATATTTAGTAATAATATTTTTTAATTAAATGAATTTTATTTTTTATAATTTATTATGTTTATTAATATATACTGAAAATTAAGGTTTTTAATATGAATTATGATAAAGCTAAAGAAGTTGTTGATTTATTAATACAAAGAGGATTAAAAGTAACATCAGCAGAATCATGCACAGGCGGATTATTTGCAGCACATATAACATCGGTTTCAGGTTCATCAGGATGTTTTGAAGGCTCTTTTGTAACATATTCCAATGAAATTAAACATAGAATGATAAATGTAAGAGAGGAAACATTAGAAAAATATGGTGCTGTTAGTGAAGAATGTGTTTTAGAGATGGCGGAAAATAGCCGAAAAATTATGAAAAGTGATATAGCAATAGCAATAAGTGGAATAGCAGGTCCTTCCGGAGGAACTGATGATAAACCTGTGGGCTTAGTATGGATATGTTTAGCGGCAGAAGGCTATATTAAAGCTTATAAGAATATATTTTCAGGAGATAGACAAGAGGTAAGAGAGCAAAGTGTAATGTTTTCTTTGAATTTAATTGAGAATTTCATAAAAAAATGTTAGTCTATAATAACATTGATATCAAATAAGGCAATTTAACAAAAAAAGATAAAAAGTCCATTATAAATTCAAAAATATTATGTTTACTTGTTGACAAAAATAATTATGTAAACTAATATTCATAAAAAAGAAAAATAGTTATGTAAACTCATTAATAAACATAATTTTTTATAAAGTAAACATAACTATATCCGATAAATTCTAAAGATAACTTTTATTAGGTGGTTTCTAATGCAGGACTTTATAAATAAATTAACAAGTCAAATAAAAAATATTTTTGCTAAGACAACAACATTGCAAAAAGCCGTATTAATAGGTATTTTAGTAATAGGTCTTGGGGCAATAATAGCAACAATAATGCTTACATCAAGAAGAACAGGAACATTATTGTTTCAGCAGGCATTGACTCAAGAGGATGCTAGAAATGTTATAGCAGTATTGGATGCTAATAACATAAGATATCAATACAGAAACGGATTTATCACACTTAATAGCGAGGCTGATAAAGCTAAAGCAGAATTAGAATTGGTAAAAGAGGGCAGAATGCCTACAGGAGTTGACGGATGGGAATTATTTGATGCTCCTCGTATTGGTATAACAGATGTTGAGCTTGATATTAATAAAAGAAGATCTTTAACTAAAGCTATAACTCAGCTTTTAACTAAATTAGATTTCGTTCAGGAAGCTACAGTAGATTTAGCATTTCCTAAGAAAGAATATTTAACAGATATAGATTCACCTGTTACAGCATCAGTAGTTATTAAAGCACAGCCTTTCAAAGAGGAAGTATTAAGAGATCCAAAAACAGTAAGAGGCTTGCAGCAATTAATAGCTATGGGCGTTGATAAATTAAAACCTGAATTTGTAACAATCACAGATAGTACTGGATATGTATTAACTGATTTTACAGATGAAGCTGCTAATTTAAAATTAAAAGTAGCTCAGGAAGAGTTGAAAATAGTTGATAGAGAAAGAAAGAAAATTGAAAATAAAATAAGACAAACATTGGGGAGAATATATACTAACAGAGTAGAAACAACAATAGCATTAGAACTTATTTGGGACGATGTTAGTATAACAAATAATTTAGTTCTTCCTATAATATTAAAAGAAGATGATCCAGCAACACCTTATGATGACAGCCAATTTACTAATAAGGTTCAGGTATCTACTCGTACAGTTACAGAGGATTGGAAAGGACAGCAGTTCATACCTCAAGGTGCTGCAGGTGCTGAAGAAAATGTACCTCCGGGATATAAAGATAAAAGCGACAGATGGCAGACATATACTAAAACTGATTCACAGGATAACTATGAATTAAGCAAAAGATATGAAGCTATTAAAAAGGGAAGTTATCAAATAGGAAAAATATCTGCTGCAGTTGCTTTGGACGGAAGATGGACTAAAGCTTATGACCAAAACGGAGACCCTATAATAACTAATGGAAGTTCTTATGTAAGAGAGTATCATCCTGTAACAGCAGAAGAAATAAGAAATGTTACTTCTTTAGTACAAGCTGCTATAGGTTATGATTTGAAAAGAGGCGACCAAGTAAGCGTAACACATATTCAGTTTGACCATTGGGATAGATTCAATGCTGAAGATGCTAAACTTATGAGAGATAGATTTATAAGAAAAACATTGATAATAACAATGATTTCTTTATTAATATTATTCGTATTAGCATTAGGAATAAGAGCTATACAGAAAGAGCTTGCTAGAAGACGCAGACTTAGAGAAGAAGAGCTTGAACGCAAACAGATGGAAATGCGCAGACAGGCTATGATGAATGCTAATGAAGAACCTATAAGCGAAATGAGTTTAGAGGATGCAGCACGTAAGAAACTTATGGATGAAGTTATAAGAGTAAGTCATGAAAGACCTGATGATGTTGCACAGTTGTTGCGTACTTGGATG encodes:
- a CDS encoding DNA-directed RNA polymerase subunit omega, producing the protein MGIIPLEKLIEYKGNRYELSKAMIELAKNGGTLLKGETKYRGGKYIPTVMKNILDGKIKYEYEEGVDMTVDEEAPFKHSEVAYDESEYASEDDSSEEENDTEYAVADTDDADDDFDDDYSEDEEKSKKKKKSSKKKDE
- the fliF gene encoding flagellar basal-body MS-ring/collar protein FliF; this translates as MQDFINKLTSQIKNIFAKTTTLQKAVLIGILVIGLGAIIATIMLTSRRTGTLLFQQALTQEDARNVIAVLDANNIRYQYRNGFITLNSEADKAKAELELVKEGRMPTGVDGWELFDAPRIGITDVELDINKRRSLTKAITQLLTKLDFVQEATVDLAFPKKEYLTDIDSPVTASVVIKAQPFKEEVLRDPKTVRGLQQLIAMGVDKLKPEFVTITDSTGYVLTDFTDEAANLKLKVAQEELKIVDRERKKIENKIRQTLGRIYTNRVETTIALELIWDDVSITNNLVLPIILKEDDPATPYDDSQFTNKVQVSTRTVTEDWKGQQFIPQGAAGAEENVPPGYKDKSDRWQTYTKTDSQDNYELSKRYEAIKKGSYQIGKISAAVALDGRWTKAYDQNGDPIITNGSSYVREYHPVTAEEIRNVTSLVQAAIGYDLKRGDQVSVTHIQFDHWDRFNAEDAKLMRDRFIRKTLIITMISLLILFVLALGIRAIQKELARRRRLREEELERKQMEMRRQAMMNANEEPISEMSLEDAARKKLMDEVIRVSHERPDDVAQLLRTWMADDKS
- the miaA gene encoding tRNA (adenosine(37)-N6)-dimethylallyltransferase MiaA, whose protein sequence is MKNIVFISGATASGKSSFAHKLIDNYFNNAAIISIDSIQVYRYMDIGSAKPSPEEIKKYNYKMVDILEPSVNFNIKEYLDIFKNVINSIDNVPIFGVGGTGFYIDAIKYGIFDEENDNQESSQKIRKELYERIDKYGLESLYSELLNIDKEAAENIDRFNARRVVRALEVYYNTGKKFSELKKLRKPVVNLDYLSYVIDIDRETLYDNINKRVDIMFEKGLLDEVKKIIDMGIDNSYTSMQAIGYKEIYDYLVNESMSLGDTIELIKKRTRNFAKRQLTWFRREEHRRINENDLEKVAEEIKAFYNIN
- a CDS encoding CinA family protein gives rise to the protein MNYDKAKEVVDLLIQRGLKVTSAESCTGGLFAAHITSVSGSSGCFEGSFVTYSNEIKHRMINVREETLEKYGAVSEECVLEMAENSRKIMKSDIAIAISGIAGPSGGTDDKPVGLVWICLAAEGYIKAYKNIFSGDRQEVREQSVMFSLNLIENFIKKC
- a CDS encoding tetratricopeptide repeat protein, whose translation is MNNINKNIEELIKEIENSNNNNPVCNKALKEIKNIFKNLNDNDADNFLKLCAVTVDKLFYLQRYNDIIYIKENIFNIKDKFQNINDILFLYPSAISNLMLGFNDKAIKELEELINNYDIESSQISPLQNFLAEAYLREKKYQEAVNYYEKFIHLNVTNAMMWNDYGYALEHIGRKEDAKNAYSKSLELDPSFIFAKRNLKRLNPKENLFKKIFSSFRL
- the gmk gene encoding guanylate kinase: MSNIVVITAPSAAGKTTLIKKYMANHSNAVFSVSYTTRPKRANEVDGQDYYFVDKEKFEQMINDGDFIEWASVHDNYYGTSFKELEKADDEDKILILDIDIQGALYIKSKGIDANYIFITPPSMEILKKRLEDRGTETEESIKLRIWDAKRELEYKDKFDIIIENDDVEEAYKKLEEAINSKL
- a CDS encoding response regulator; amino-acid sequence: MINGKPLILAVDDEEPIRDLITYTFEPHDFEIVTAENGKSAITILEHNPVDVIITDLLMPSMTGLALIREMKKRKSSIPIIIITAYGNTEMVKEIIAEGVFRLIEKPLDFDTLIPIVHEAIEYKKNQEK
- the gltX gene encoding glutamate--tRNA ligase, whose protein sequence is MSEIRVRFAPSPTGFLHIGNARTALFNWLYAKAIKGKLILRIEDTDQERSTKEAVDMAIKSLKWLGIDWDEGPEVGGDYGPYFQSERLDIYKKYTEKLMEEGKAYYCFCTSEELEKKSNMQRTLNQPIIYDGKCKDIPLEEAKRRVANGEPAKIRFRVPKNQIVTFDDFVRGIVKTNSDEIGDIIIVRENGFPTYNYAVVIDDMLMKISHVIRGEDHISNTPKQILIYEALGAEVPRFAHTSSILGNDRKKLSKRHGAATLMEYKDEGYLPQAMRNFLALLGWTHPEAMETMVDDDMIKAFKLDRFSKSPAIFDTAKLRHLNAWHIKNMNLDEVTELFIPYLVNGGFLKENYTEEEHAWAKKLVSVIRHNCVVLSDIVKYVPVFFENDFELTDEMKEMVNKEESKKLLQFIKNDIENTDEITDEYMKALIKKAQKETGLKGPNLYHPIRYVLTGSSAGSELSHICELLGKKNVLYRLSKYI